The Betta splendens chromosome 12, fBetSpl5.4, whole genome shotgun sequence genome contains the following window.
CCCTCTCCGTCCGCATACGCTAAGAATACGGACACAAAAGTGTAAATTAGTaaaacagaacaggaaacaacaatataaaaggGCTGGGAACATGTGCGATGTGATATTTATCGTTTTTACTGTCAGGAAAGCAGCACAGTTGACCAAATGTCTGATACTCACATCTTTTTCCTTTTGCAGAGAGTCCACTTTCTCTTTGACACGTTTGTACTCAAACTCCATCTTGTCGGCTTTTTTAGACTCCTCCGACAGCCTGTTCTGCAGCTCAACCACCTATGAACAAAACAGAGATGATACAGACACAACAAACACTTAATCTTAGACTGaaagtgaagaaaaacaaacaaaaaatattaataataataataatgttttgctCCGGCTGCTCCGTCGTGTACCTGTCTTTTGTACGTCTCCAACTGGGCCTTGGCAGCGTTGGCCTTTCGTAGATCTTCTTCCAAACTAACGTTGGTCTGCATCAATACTGTGTTCTTCTCCTCCATGAGCTTATtctggaaaagaaaacagaaatgtaaGCTTAGTGTGGCGGAACTCTTCTCACATGCCAGGTACCGGGTTCAGCACTTTtcgtaaacactaaaacaaataaagagtCTACCTGTCTCCTCAGGAGCCCCATGTCCTCCAGTTTCTTTTTGTAGTGTTCCACTGTGGCCTCCAGCTTTGACACTTTATCTGAGGAATGCCTGGAAGGAAACCAACAGGCAGGTTCTTTTTAAAATCATCACTTCATATAACATAAACTTGGATTTGGCTCCTGTTTTCTTTTGCGTTTACGGTTACCTGAGAACATCCATCTCATCCTTCAGAGACTGGGCTTCATCCGCCAGAGATGTGAGCTCTTCATTCTGTGACTTTACATCCAAGAGTTCCTTTTCAAGCTCCTCGCACCGGATTCGGTAGTCATCTTTTGCTGCCTCCAACCTAAAAAAAGAATTAGAAATAAAGTTGTATATTTCAATCCatttttaaacaactttaacttttattaaagcaaaataataaCCATCTAAACCATGTGCTTCCAACCTGAACGTTTCCTCCTGTAGTTGCtccagctgtgtctgcagctggagatgccTGCGTCCGGCAGGGCTGTTTATGTCCTCTATGGAGTCAGACTGGTTGAGTCTCTCCATCATGACCTGGTTTTCTGCTAGCAAACTGCTCTTCTCCTCTTGCAGCGCTGCAACCTGTGTGGAACGGTGGCAAGTGGCgagaaagaaaggaaatatgggagaaggagagaaaagtgatggaggagatggaatAAATGTTAACAGAAAAGGGGAACAGAGAAGGAATAACAGATTAAACATAGCAGGAAAATCTTCTTAAACAGCATTTAATTCAACAGGTTATTGACAATGACTGCAGCATTTATTTGTAACAAAGCACACGGACACAAACCAAACGTGTTTCAAAAAGGCAAACCAACAAAGAGGGCTCCATTTGGTTTGTCTTCTCACTGTGGTAGACACGGAATCCAATTccacacaaaagcaaagcagaagctgctgggTTTTATTCTGATGTAGTAACGAGAAACTAATAACACGACAAATGTGTCAACCTAGTGTTTGTGTaaacagaaaatacacacatttcagGATGGTTATTAAAAGTAGGACTTAATACGCTAGGATGTTAAGCTGAAATATTAAACTCCGACTATATATTCCATTCCAGACGTTTGTGGCTtgtattctttatttatttattatttaaaagacTAAGATTAACGACTAATTCCTACTATCATCCTAAAATAAAGCTGTGGGAAgcatgaaacacaacaaagtaaTAAGGCAGGAGGTTAAAAGTGAAGGGGGACATCTGACACAACCACACAAGACCATAGTTGTGGCTGGTGTGCCCCGGGTGGACCACGTGTATACGTGTGCACAAACATTTGTGCACCAACGtgtacacacgcatgcacacacaatcaGGCGAGGGTAAATCTGGATTCCAAAGGGGGAATGCTGGTGCAAGCAGACTGAAAAGAGATCCAGTAGTATTAGACACGGCACACGACAGTtacagaagagagagacagaaagaaaggaagatTTGGATTTACCCTCTCTTCTAGCTCATTAAACTCTAACCTCAGTCTATCACGGTCCTCCTGGACATGGAGGGCCTTCAAAGCAAGGCACAAAGTATTATAACAGTCAGAGAATAGGAGTCAGCGGAGAGCAAGTAAGCCTTTAAATTACAGCTCTATTTTTACCATTGGCAGAAATACTGTTCTAGTTTATAAAGATTTACTTAAAGATGTGTTCAAGGCTACAATTTTATAAAGTTATGTTGCAATAGGGCAAAGAAGAAGCTGCTGCCATAAAACATTTCCTTGGGATCTTTTGTTTGGTCTCAggaattaataatattaatattattatgagAGTATGGCAAAGAATATAGCATCAATAGCACCTCAGACCCAAACATTATTATCAGGACTGCATCACGCGTCACTGAAGAGTTGCAAACAGGCTTTGCCAAGGTGCCATGGAGTGAGTGACAGCAGGTAGAGGCCTGTAACTCGTGCATAAACCCACTTGCGGTGAACGTAGGGGGATTATTAGTGTGTGAAGCCAACCTGCATGTCAAGCTCACGGCATCGCTGAGCGATCTCTTCCTTTGTAGCTAAAGCATCgttcagctcctccactgtcttcttcagctgaaaacagaaacaacacaaccaaTTCATAAACCAGATTTGATGTTTGAGAGACACGCATTTAGAGCCCccaactaaacaaaacaaatgtctgGAGCTTTTTGAGGCAGTTTGTGGACagtaacaatagtgtgagatgACGTGTTTTATGTTTGCGAGCTGTTTTGCTGGTGGAGTCCAAAGATTGTGATAGAACAGTTGACAAACGTCTCTATACCTGTCTGTCCAGATCCACATACGAGTCACTTCCTCCCGTCACTGGGGTCTCTTTActcatcagctgcagaaacacacactgggAGGTTAACACTGGGACCTACAGCTGCTACTAGAAAACCCAAATTATCCCTGATAAAAAGAAAGAATCTGGCTGAATTCTATCCTgacaaaaacagcaaagcagGGATAATTATCATTGATGAAATGAAGTGAAGCACCTCTTGGATCGCAGTCATAACGACATGTTGCACCGATTCCTCCATCATCATTATGGTCTGGATGTATTCTGGAGGATACAGAACAGTTGATTGTGTATTAAAGagcaatgtttattttttttggaTCAATTTCCCAATCATGAGTGTGTGAAATGCACCTTGTTTCTGTTCACAGTTGACGGCACATCCCAGTATAAGCTGCAGCATCCTCCCCAGCTCAGCTGCGTCCGAGTGTTCTCCAATAAGGTTAACGTCTGGTAGCGTGAAGTCATTGATGTGCTGGCCTAGAATCTGGAAAAGGGCAAAAGATTGTATAACAATCAAAGtaaggatttatttatttatgttatttttatgttatATGTTCTTACAATGGGCTGGTCTTACCTCTTGGTTATAGTCAAGGATGCCTTTCAAAATTTTCTTTAGATTGCTGACCTGAAACAAGAAATAAATTATGCAAATGTTGCcaatactgtaaaaaaacatataaaaaatgtaatccACATTTTAACATTCCATTAATGATTACTCATAATAAACATGTATTTTACTTTATGGGCATGCCAGCAAGCACTGGATCAAGACATTTATTTACACTTGGGGGAAGTAAGCTGTCACATAAGCCAATGGGCTAAAACAAACTTCCTTATTCAATTAAGCAATTAATTGATGATCCTCACCTTTAATCTCCAGTTGTCCCCAACCTCTGGCTTGATTCTACTAATCCAAGTGTCACTGAAATAGACTATATCtctaaaaaaacagacaaaacaagaggAAGTGAAAGCGTGGAGTTACTTTTGTTAATAAGCACAGCACAATTAATATCAACCATTCAGGTAAAAGTACCGTAAGGACAACTTACATTTTCTGTAGAGCTTGGGCCATGACAACCCCACTCGTCAAGTCTTCTACCGTCTTGCATGGAGCCTCCACTCCAAACGTCTGGATctaaacatcacagacacacaccatgaGTGAAAGGAACAACATCACTCAACGCACACGTTTAACACCTGATCACATATTCCACAACTTTAACACCTGACTCTTCTCCTGCATTAAAGTACTCGCTTGTCAGGTCAGAAATCTGACACGTAGATGGTACATTCTTCCTCTGGTGGATCACTATGGGACATGCTACAGAAAACTTTCAATAGGAAGCTGAGGCACATACTGTTGAAAGGTTTCTCAGCGTTACTTGTCATCATGAGTGACATCATTTCTGTCACTATTTTCAGATTTCCAAATCCGTTTTCTCCCTTCGCTGTTAccactttttctttttaactttCGTAATATTCCTCTGGTCTGTTGCCCAGACAGaagaggattttttttcatgccgaaggcagaaaaaaaacacaaggcagcAGTTGGATAAGAAAAATGTGGCTGCagatccttccttccttcttattttacatttatgtcGCTGGGTATCATGACAACAAACCTGGCTACCTGACTAACTCATGTGTTTGCAGTAACTTCTGTCAAAATGCACGACTGTGGTGAACTCTCCTAACTAAATGTGTCAGCCTGAATAAGTTCCTCCGGTCATGTCTGTAAACAAGACATCCGACACTATTCACAGCATGAGACACGGCACATGTCACATTGAAGGGAAACAGAACCGCACAGGATACTAAATTAAGTTCTAAATAATTAATGACATAGTAGATGAAGCTGCACCTTTACTGAAGTTTTTAAAACATTGTAGCCCTTTTCTGTGATGCAACATTATCTTGTAAAGTTGGTTAAATGCTTATTAGCAGAGCTTAGACATAGCTTAAATCTATAATGGAAAACAGGATAAAACCTTGTTATGGACATACAGATTAtgtacagcagcaggaaaacagttTATTCCAAAGACCTGCGTGTCATTAACCAAACTACAAGTCAGAGGGAATTGAAACAAGTCAAATGTCACGGTAGATGACTATTGGGACATATAATTCTGAACAGGCTTCACCACAGCAATGCTTGGTCTGCATCATTTCCCTTTGCAGGAAAAGCTTGGCAGGAAAGAAACTATAGGATGAGCCACAACATCACAGTCCTAATGTCCaccactacacactcacagatcTGTTTTGTGCCTGATGTGGAAGGTTAACGTGGAAACAAAAAGCCATGTGAGCTCTGGATTCTAGTTAAGCACGCTTTGTGTTGTTCCACAGTCGTAATCCACAGAATCTGCTTCACAGATGAGAAAGAGTCGAGTTCCACTGAAACAAGCTTAAGGGGCACTGCCACATTTACAGTGGGGAGAAAACAATCACTACAACACACTGACACCCTTTGTTTATAATTGTAAATTGTGACATAAGCCCgagttaaaggaaaacttcactgattttaaatgggggttgaccaaaaggATCtggggtagtatttaagaatgaagggacactcagattgctccatattttctatgcggagaaattatcatttatgcctctgaaacaggccagaggcctttttgccttgggctcacacactacaactagtgctttaaatgatcatttctctgcatagataatatggaggaatctgagtgtcccttcattatTAAATACTACCAagattgttttggtcaaccccactgaaaatctgtgaagttttcctttaatgtaTTATACAAACAGtttcacatttcaaacaaacaGGGGAGTAAAAAGGAAATCCACGCCTACCGCTCTGTGGAAAGACGTGGAAATGGAGACAATCCAACTTTGGAAAAGATTGTGTCGCAGCCCTGGGACTAAAAAATGAGCTACACATGAACTCAATGAATGTCGCTAGTGTCTGAAACAATAAATACTTAACATCACAGCTGACCTGATGTTGATTACTGGGTTGTGATGTTAGATGAGTGAAGTAGAGCTGCAGGTACACACTGCATATCCTCCCATATCTCCCTATTCTTGTTATTTTAATATTGACTCATCTTTCACACAGCACATCTGTTAGACATGCTTAATTACAGTCAATACACGTGGAAAACACAATGTTTAGAACTGTAGCTCCACAGCAACTTATGTGGAGCAGCTACTGCTCAGCAAAGCATCTCAACTACAATCAATGATTTTGAAGAAACAAACTATGGTAATATGAATGGGCAGATTATGCACTGAAGCCATACATTTTAAAGTGCTCCTTTTCCTTGTTCGCGAGACAAATCTAATCCAGGCATGAGCACATGACTATGTATGTGACATCGCTCATACTGCTGCCACTTAATACTCCATCTTAGCCAATCCATTCATAATTCTGTTTAAGATGAGTGACCTACATGTGGTATCAGTAACATCTGTAGGGCTCAGTCAGACATCGAGGTTCTCCGCTGCATAAAAACTGCCATAAGCATAATATGGGCGCGTGGTGGCTGTCAAGGTTCCACGGCTCCATTTGGGCAGCTTTATCCCAGCCTTAACCAGACAGCTGCAAAATAACTATGGAAACACGCACCACACGGCGGTTGCCAGTTGggggctttattttgaaatctgaCTGTAAAGATTTGGGTTGTAATGTGCGTTTTTACATGCAGGAACGCGGAAGGGAGACACGTAATGATACACGGGGCAACAATGACAAGAATTCAGACTCGAGGCAGACACCGTGTCGGCAGCGTCATAGGTTCCACCCGGAGAACAAATAACCTTCGCGCAAAATCACTGCACGGTACCAAGGGTACTTTCTCTGCAGTTGGATCCGCCGCTAACGCCACAACACACGGCAGAGCGGTGGGAGAGTTGAGCTAGCTAAAAGTCCGTTACCACGGCGCTGTGTGGAACCGAAGTGACACTCCCGGCCGGGACGGGAGGCTCGCGCGCGGCTAGCAGGCACCACATCAGCAGCTAAAGCAAACAGCTGGCCTGTCTACGTAACCAGCGTACGAACGTGTCATTCCCCCAGCCCGCTAACGTTATCCCGTTAGCTCGCCGACCTAGCATTAGCCCTGCGCTACACTATGTAGCGTCGCCGGCGCCGACACCAGGAGCCCCGACGCTGCGTGTCCGATCACCTACCCATGTCAAGAGGCTTTCGCAGAGCTCCATTCGATCCAGAGACTCCGATGTACTCATTGTTACCTAGCCGACGCGGACTTATTGTGGCGAACGGAGCCCGAAGTTAACAGCCAGCTTCCTCCACTGCCGAGCTCTCTCTGTGGGTGTCTGCCTCGCAATCCGTCGGCCAATAGTCGGGTTCGCTGCTTCGCCGCTCCGGCGTCCACCAGACTAAAACGGGATGGGCGGAGTCTACAGCGCGCTTAAAGGAGCAATCCGGCGATTTTAGAAAATAACTCAAGAGAGAACCCTAAAATTTTCATTGTGCCATATAAAAAAACGTCTGCTCTGGATAAAGCGCCTTAGGTCAGCTTTATTGTGGTTGAGTGGTGGACTCTTCTATTATATGACGCTCCTGCGCACAATGTGCAACAGACAAGTCTTTTTATCATactatacatttatatttgacTTTACGTGCTTGTCTCCAGGGCAGATTACGTCTCTGCACTGACTCAGAGTCTCGGCTAATCGGTCCTCAGCTGTAGAAGCATGTTTTCTTTTGCGTAATCAGCAAGAAGAGTAAGAAACACGAGAGCGTGACATGAGCCACGCCTTGAGGTTAGATGTAGATGATGTCTTCCACTGGCCTTCACCTGTCAAACCAAGTCAAGTTTACAGTTCATTGTTGACTCAATGCCTCCCGTTCTAACCCTCATGACCCCGAAGGCTAACTCAGGTTATACATAGCCTCAACTTCCACTTTAAACCAGCCAGTTTCAACCTGAAAGTCAAAACATTGCCTCACAGTAATGTAAAGGTAGAAGAGTGTGACTATTGACTAGCAATAGTAATTTGGTTGATGCcattgttgttttcctttttcaattCAGTACCGTTCAGtagagagcagagcagaggtttTGTCTATTCTACTTTTAAAAGTGCACTAACTATTTTTTTTAGGAATTTCTATTTGTATTTCTTAGGTAACAAAGTCAAAGCAAGGTCGGTATGCATCAAATGCGTCCTTTGCATAGCCATGTTACATACGCTTACAGCAAAGCTGAGATCTCATGAGCCCACATCTGtatgaaactgtttttttttgccttaatGAATATGCATAGTCAAGAGTTACTCAAACAGCTGATCAAACAGGCTGCACTAGTCACAGTAAGACACTCCTTTGTCTGACAAGTGACAACCAACACCCAGCAGACCTTTAACATCAAATGCATATAATTAAGACCAAACATTCAATTTCACATCATTTTACAATACTGTCACCATTATGATGATTTACATTGGCAATACTGTTGTAGCAGAGTGTGATTTAAAGTAGATTTTCACATTCCTATGTATCCTTCCTTATGCTGTTTCCTCAACCATGAAAGATTCAATCTTTGAACCTGAAACAAAACTATTTACAGAGTCAAGAGTCAGAGCTCAATCTCAAATCCCTCTCCAGTGTTGGACTTAACCTAAACCAGTCTGTTGGATAATTATTCAGCCATTTGAGGCCCAGCTCATCTTTCATTGTGACCCTGCTATATAAGCAAGTGAATGTCTTCTAGCCATTCAGTCTCTGTGTAACCACCTCTCTGTACATAATAGATATGTACACAAAAAGAAGTAGGATTACAAAGAAATCGTCCATGAATCCCAGGAGTCCAAACAGCGCCTCTGGGAGGATATCCAGGGGGGAGGCCAGATAGGTGATTGCCCCAATTAAGCAAAGAAGTATTCGAATTCTGAACATCCAGAAGAGTCCACCCACAGAAAACATCTCCCTGAAGGCATGACGCAGCAGGGTGGGCACGTCTCGCAGCCTGTCCATGTACTGAAGATGCAGGGGAGAAGTCATCATTATTCTACATATATTCAACCAAACTGTACCATTACAAGTCAGTATCgcatttttatacttttatcTTTTACTACTAATTCTATAAAATTACAGAGTAGAAAGACACAAATGAATATTGTACTATAAATACTGCATAGCAAGTGGGCTGAGGTCACATTTAACTACTGCAGCTTAAATTAAGATCTGCCTTTGATGTACTCACAGATCTTGGCTGGCCTGAGAACCTGCGGTTGTAATCATTAATGTCTCTTAAAATGAGCTGAGGTTCTGCCTGGCCATCCTGGACCTGCTGAGGACCGGCGTGCTCATGAAACAGTGGGAAGAGCAATGTCACCTGGGAAAAGAATCACATCGTGGCGCAACAAGTATTTTGCTAAAAGGAAAGTACAGTGATTTAAACCTGTAATAACAAAAGCATCTGAAATATGAAACAATAATATCATGTAAGTGGGTCATAAAGACAATAAGGATAGACGGAACAGGTGAAGAACTACCACATGTTGAGAAAGTTTCTCTTAGAATAGTATagaaatagaatagaaatactttattgatcccctaaGGGAAATTACTTGTTTACTTAATGTTTATGTGTCTCTAAAAAATCTGTATTGCTACCATTTGTCTGCAGATGGGGCAGTTAATAGCACCCAACCAGGTACCATATCTCCAGTAGGCTATAATGCAGGAGCCTGGGAAGAAAAAAATGCAGAACtaagtttaaaacacacaacgaTCAAGTCACAACTAGAGTAGCAGAACGTGTATCTTTAATAAGCTGCATCTCTACGTTACGTAAGGCAGAAAGTATAGTCTTGCTTGGTGCGTTTTACTAATATCTATAAAGTCACCATACCACAGAAAAGGTGTCCACAGTTGGTTTCCACAGGCAGAACAgcctgctgtaaacacacaggacaagacATGTCTGTGTAATACTGCTGCCTGGCTTCTGGCTGATGATTTTCATCCTGAAAGAATTCAATCCAACACATACAAATGAATTAATGTATACAATGTTTTTAAGTATAATACACAATAATTTGTAGAATAGACTGATATGAATGCTTTCTTCACTCCTGTAAAATGGGCATATAATAAGATTCTACGATTTGAAATGTGCACAGCACCTGCTCCGTTTGTAGCTGCTGCCGCACGGCTCGGACATGCTCCTGATTCTCAGGGTGGATGTtcagctgctcctgtctgcaagggtTTAAACACAACAGAGACGTGGCATCGGTGTCATTAAAACCTATGTTCTTTGCTCATGTCAATGTAAACCTACAGGACGCTATGTTTTCCAAACAAACATCACCCTGCGGTGCAACTTGGTGGATGTGCTTCTTACCTACAGAGCAGCGTGAGGAGGCCGACCAGGAATGCCACACTAAGGACCACAACAAACAGGACCTGGTTGCTGATACCTTCAATGAGTGTGTCCTCATCTTTGATCAGGTAGTCCAAGTCCCCACATTGGCTGTCCTCCATCACCCACACTCATAGCCTACGACACTAAAAACATGATCAGAGTCAAACCCTGTCAGCAACTTTAAAGTAAGGATTCGTGCGTCATTTTTAGCCTTGAGCTATAAACGCAGCTTGTTTCTGCAAGTTATTCACATTTGTGAGCCTATGACTCTGAGCTTATCTTAGCTTATTCACTCTAGAGGTTAGCTAGCATTGCTAATAATAACTTCATATTCCTAAGTAACACTACTAATCCAGTCTGGTAACAACATCACGAAATATGCACAGTGGTCGTTTTTTACGTTGCTGATTGTAACATTGCATCGGGAGACGGGGTTGAGTACATACAGCTTTGTAGTCACTTCATTGCAAGCTGAGTTTAGCGTTAACCGCTAGCATAAGTAGCCTTGACTAGCTAACTTAGTGATAATGCCCTGCGAACCAGTATATGACAAGCACTGACGTTGCTAACATACGCTGGCGGTTCCGCTGCAGCGGGACAGTAGCTAGAGCTAAACACCGATCAAAGACATGTTGCTGGTGTTCTGAATCCGACATCAACCGGGACCATAGTGTCTCGTAAATCATAAACATAAATACCCCTCTGCCTGGTCAACCAAGCGCTCGGCAGTCAAAGAGTTACAGTGTGGCGCAAGAGCACAATCGTAATTTTATCCACCCACCTACGACGCAATCTATTACAGTGTGGATTTGGCACCTACCGTCAGGAAGTCCGCCCTTTACAGGCTCCAGCTGCCAAGTTGATTCACATCCCGAGACATTTCCAGGAATAACACGCCGTGTTAAGTCGTTCCGACAAGTGACGTCTTGGTTTCTTTTTCAGTAACCTGAGCGATTTGGCTTCTTGGTTTTATCAGTTTtgcgttttgtttttattcctccCTTATCAGATGAAGCGCACTGGCGCCCTCCAGTGGTACTCACTGCTTATTGATTCTTCCAGGTGTATTTTTTTGCGATTGCTTTGACAGCtcacatttccattttaatgaatataaaaaaatcgAATAGAAGCATATATGCTGTTTTCtcttgtttgtttaaatgttactTCACTCTGTCGGcggtaggtggcggtaatgaaGCGAGTACTTATTGTGACTATCCTGGAACACACGAAGAAGTGTCAGTGTATTAGGGTCTACACACATTTGGCTAGCTCCAGCTAGCAAATACAAAGGCTTCATTTTATCACTGCAACTTCTCACCTCGGCAGAATGCCGCGCTATGCGCAGCTGGTGATGGGCCCGGCGGGCAGCGGTAAGGTACGTCATCCGCCATTCAGGTATACGGTTACAAACGCCTGGCTGCCCTGTGCTGCTAACGGGCTAACCTATGCTAAAGCATGGGGCTGTTTTGCAGAAACACGTGCCTTTAATTTAttgattgtgttttattttcgtTTCAGAGCACCTACTGCTCCACCATGATCGAACATTCAGAGGCCATAAACCGCTCGGTTCAGGTCGTCAATCTGGACCCAGCAGCTGAGCACTTTAACTACCCTGTCATGGCAGGTACGACGTGTTTTTACGTCACAACAAGTTATTGCGTAAGAATAATAGTGATACAGAATATGTAATAAAGGAAGCAGCATGTCCTCCTAGTAGGAAGTTAGACGTGGGAtctattttattctttatttgaGGGATGGTGAATTGTGGCAACATTTGTTAATTGCTATTTCATTTCCTATATCTTTTTCTTACTTCTACCTGCGTGGCACACATGACTTCGTCATcgtttctgtggctgcagacattCGTGAGCTTATCCAGGTGGACGATGTGATGGAGGACGAATCGCTCAGATTTGGCCCTAACGGAGGCCTGGTGTTCTGCATGGAGTATTTTGCCAACAACTTTGACTGGTTGGAGGAAAGCTTGGGCCACGTAGAAGATGACTACATATTGTTTGACTGCCCAGGTGAACATCTTCCCGGATGCTGAGAGTTTACGTTTCTCTAGTTGGTGCAGTTTGTGTGAAGGTTGACGACCTTGACAactgacagctgtgacatcTGTAGTTTAGATAAGTGTCTTTCTTTTTCAGGTCAGATTGAACTTTACACACATCTGCCTATAATGAGGCAGCttgtggagcagcttcagcaatGGGAGTTCCGGGTGTGTGGGGTCTTCCTGGTAGATTCACAGTTCATGGTGGAGTCTTTTAAGGTAATGCCAACTGAATTTACTTGTTTAATTCACAATATTTTTGCCTATTCTGAATGGTAGTAACAACACTTAACCTCTAATCTCACTTGTTTCCTGTGATTGAACTGCAGTTCATCTCAGGGGTCATGTCTGCCCTGAGTGCCATGGTGACATTGGAAATTCCTCAAGTAAACATC
Protein-coding sequences here:
- the hook3 gene encoding protein Hook homolog 3 isoform X3, with translation MSTSESLDRMELCESLLTWIQTFGVEAPCKTVEDLTSGVVMAQALQKIDIVYFSDTWISRIKPEVGDNWRLKVSNLKKILKGILDYNQEILGQHINDFTLPDVNLIGEHSDAAELGRMLQLILGCAVNCEQKQEYIQTIMMMEESVQHVVMTAIQELMSKETPVTGGSDSYVDLDRQLKKTVEELNDALATKEEIAQRCRELDMQVAALQEEKSSLLAENQVMMERLNQSDSIEDINSPAGRRHLQLQTQLEQLQEETFRLEAAKDDYRIRCEELEKELLDVKSQNEELTSLADEAQSLKDEMDVLRHSSDKVSKLEATVEHYKKKLEDMGLLRRQNKLMEEKNTVLMQTNVSLEEDLRKANAAKAQLETYKRQVVELQNRLSEESKKADKMEFEYKRVKEKVDSLQKEKDRMRTERDSLKETIEELHCVQAQEGQLTSGLFPLASNDGSDSLAAEITTPEIREHLIRLQHENKMLKLAQEGSDNEKIALLQSLLEDANRRKSELETENRLINQRLMEEQSQVEELQKNLQEQGSKADDSSILKKKYEEHMEKLQELNIELLKKNALIDEMEPKYSNTCQRVEELEEALKKKDDDMKQMEERYKKYLEKAKSVIRTLDPKQNQGSGPEVQALKNQLQEKERMLHSLEKEMDKTKTQRDYEEKLIVSAWYNMGMSLQKKAAEDRLANTGPGQSFLARQRQATNTRRTYPGHVQQATASNVPA
- the hook3 gene encoding protein Hook homolog 3 isoform X4 — translated: MSTSESLDRMELCESLLTWIQTFGVEAPCKTVEDLTSGVVMAQALQKIDIVYFSDTWISRIKPEVGDNWRLKVSNLKKILKGILDYNQEILGQHINDFTLPDVNLIGEHSDAAELGRMLQLILGCAVNCEQKQEYIQTIMMMEESVQHVVMTAIQELMSKETPVTGGSDSYVDLDRQLKKTVEELNDALATKEEIAQRCRELDMQVAALQEEKSSLLAENQVMMERLNQSDSIEDINSPAGRRHLQLQTQLEQLQEETFRLEAAKDDYRIRCEELEKELLDVKSQNEELTSLADEAQSLKDEMDVLRHSSDKVSKLEATVEHYKKKLEDMGLLRRQNKLMEEKNTVLMQTNVSLEEDLRKANAAKAQLETYKRQVVELQNRLSEESKKADKMEFEYKRVKEKVDSLQKEKDRMRTERDSLKETIEELHCVQAQEGQLTSGLFPLASNDGSDSLAAEITTPEIREHLIRLQHENKMLKLAQEGSDNEKIALLQSLLEDANRRKSELETENRLINQRLMEEQSQVEELQKNLQEQGSKADDSSILKKKYEEHMEKLQELNIELLKKNALIDEMEPKYSNTCQRVEELEEALKKKDDDMKQMEERYKKYLEKAKSVIRTLDPKQNQGSGPEVQALKNQLQEKERMLHSLEKEMDKTKTQRDYEEKLIVSAWYNMGMSLQKKAAEDRLANTGPGQSFLARQRQATNTRRTYPGHVQQATAR
- the hook3 gene encoding protein Hook homolog 3 isoform X1, producing MSTSESLDRMELCESLLTWIQTFGVEAPCKTVEDLTSGVVMAQALQKIDIVYFSDTWISRIKPEVGDNWRLKVSNLKKILKGILDYNQEILGQHINDFTLPDVNLIGEHSDAAELGRMLQLILGCAVNCEQKQEYIQTIMMMEESVQHVVMTAIQELMSKETPVTGGSDSYVDLDRQLKKTVEELNDALATKEEIAQRCRELDMQALHVQEDRDRLRLEFNELEERVAALQEEKSSLLAENQVMMERLNQSDSIEDINSPAGRRHLQLQTQLEQLQEETFRLEAAKDDYRIRCEELEKELLDVKSQNEELTSLADEAQSLKDEMDVLRHSSDKVSKLEATVEHYKKKLEDMGLLRRQNKLMEEKNTVLMQTNVSLEEDLRKANAAKAQLETYKRQVVELQNRLSEESKKADKMEFEYKRVKEKVDSLQKEKDRMRTERDSLKETIEELHCVQAQEGQLTSGLFPLASNDGSDSLAAEITTPEIREHLIRLQHENKMLKLAQEGSDNEKIALLQSLLEDANRRKSELETENRLINQRLMEEQSQVEELQKNLQEQGSKADDSSILKKKYEEHMEKLQELNIELLKKNALIDEMEPKYSNTCQRVEELEEALKKKDDDMKQMEERYKKYLEKAKSVIRTLDPKQNQGSGPEVQALKNQLQEKERMLHSLEKEMDKTKTQRDYEEKLIVSAWYNMGMSLQKKAAEDRLANTGPGQSFLARQRQATNTRRTYPGHVQQATASNVPA
- the hook3 gene encoding protein Hook homolog 3 isoform X2, which codes for MSTSESLDRMELCESLLTWIQTFGVEAPCKTVEDLTSGVVMAQALQKIDIVYFSDTWISRIKPEVGDNWRLKVSNLKKILKGILDYNQEILGQHINDFTLPDVNLIGEHSDAAELGRMLQLILGCAVNCEQKQEYIQTIMMMEESVQHVVMTAIQELMSKETPVTGGSDSYVDLDRQLKKTVEELNDALATKEEIAQRCRELDMQALHVQEDRDRLRLEFNELEERVAALQEEKSSLLAENQVMMERLNQSDSIEDINSPAGRRHLQLQTQLEQLQEETFRLEAAKDDYRIRCEELEKELLDVKSQNEELTSLADEAQSLKDEMDVLRHSSDKVSKLEATVEHYKKKLEDMGLLRRQNKLMEEKNTVLMQTNVSLEEDLRKANAAKAQLETYKRQVVELQNRLSEESKKADKMEFEYKRVKEKVDSLQKEKDRMRTERDSLKETIEELHCVQAQEGQLTSGLFPLASNDGSDSLAAEITTPEIREHLIRLQHENKMLKLAQEGSDNEKIALLQSLLEDANRRKSELETENRLINQRLMEEQSQVEELQKNLQEQGSKADDSSILKKKYEEHMEKLQELNIELLKKNALIDEMEPKYSNTCQRVEELEEALKKKDDDMKQMEERYKKYLEKAKSVIRTLDPKQNQGSGPEVQALKNQLQEKERMLHSLEKEMDKTKTQRDYEEKLIVSAWYNMGMSLQKKAAEDRLANTGPGQSFLARQRQATNTRRTYPGHVQQATARSMR